The genomic region CCACGTCAAATTTCTGCGCCCCCAATCCGTCTCCCCCGGTTACGCCAACACCGATCCCAACAACGACCAGGACCACGGCGTCAACCAATTCGGCCTCCCCGACGGCATCGCCGCCGGCACAGGGACAATGGGACGAGCGCCCAAGAACTTTGCCGCCACGTTTAGTCCTCTTTAGGAGCGCCCGTTTCATGCGCCGCAGATTAGTGCTGCTGCGCGTTCCAACCATGGGATTGCCGCTGCCATTCGCGATGGAATGGCGATGCGATAGCGGCGGCTGCCAGCTCAGTCGCGTAACCTTTTCCCCAGTATTCTCGTTTAAGCAGATAAAGCAGTTCTGCCTACGGCTGAGTATCGCTCGCGCAATATGCGATTCCTCCCCAGCCTATCGCTTCGTCACTTTCTTTTAGAAAGATAGTCCAGGGGGCAATATCAATACCAATATGGTTTTTGATCCATTGTCCCGTTTCCTGATAGGTAAAAGCGCGTGGAGAGGCGAAGCCGACATCAAACATCTTCATAACCTCCGGGTGGCCGAAGAGGTCGTAAAGAGTGTCCTGATCAGCCGGGACGGAGGGGAGCAAGGTAAGCCGATCTGTGGTTAATCTGTCCAATATAACTGTTTTTCTTGAACTGTTCTCAGGGAAGCTGCCTTCATTCGGTAGAATTCGCAGCTAAGCGTCTTCCTGGATTGACCATCGGGTGGCCATGATAATATACCACCATGATTACAAGGCCCGTGCTTCCGAAAGCGCTCCGAGAACGCAAAGTCACCCGTTGACATACATTGTGAAAAAAGGTACAATTGGCGCAACAGCAGGAGGTTCCGACAATGAGCGTCTCACCCGCGACCGATTCACAGCAGCGTGTTCTGACTTTGGGGCACAGCCCCGACTCTGACGACGCATTTATGTTTTATGCGCTTGCCGAAGGCAAGATCGACAGCGAGGGACTGGAGTTCGAGCATGTGCTGCGGGACATCCAGACGCTGAACGAATGGGCGCGCGAGGGGAAGCTGGACACCACGGCGATCTCGCTGCACGCTTACGCTTATGTCCAGGACAAGTATGCGCTGCTCGCGCACGGCGCGAGCATGGGCGACGGTTATGGGCCGATGGTCATCACCACGGAGCCGATCACGCCGGAGGAGCTGGAAGGGAAGCGCATTGCGATCCCCGGCCCGCTGACCACGGCGTATCTGGCGTTTCAAATCTACATGGACGGCAAGAAGTTTGAGCCGGTCTTTACGTACTTCGACGCCATTATGGATGAAGTGCGGGCGGGCAATGTCGACGCCGGCCTGATCATCCATGAAGGACAGCTCACGCATAAAGCCGAAGGCTTTCACACCATCGTGGATCTGGGCGTCTGGTGGAAGGACCGCACGGCGACGCCGCTGCCGCTGGGCGTCAACGCCATCAAGCGTGACCTGGGCGTGGAGCTTTCCGAGAAGATGTCGCGCGTGATGCGCCGCTCCATCGAGTTCGCGCTGACGCACCGCGCGGACGCGCTGGCGCACGCCATGCAGTACGCCCGCGATTTGGAGACGGAGATGGCGGACAAGTTTGTCGGCATGTATGTCAATGAATTGACGCTGGATCTGGGGGAGCGCGGAAAGAAGGGCGTGGAGCTGCTTCTGACCGAGGCCGCCGAGCGTAAGCTGATCCCGCCGGTACAGCAGCCCGTGACGTTTGTCGATTGAATCGAAAGCCGGGCGTCATAGCCCGGCTTTTTTTGTGCGATAGATTGTGATTTATTTCACAATCGTGGCGTTTAGACTGGAATTTAGGGATGCATCTGGATTTACTTGTGCTGTCGCGGATCCAATTCGCGATGACGATCATGTTCCATTACCTCTTCCCGCCGCTTTCGATCGGCCTGGG from Capsulimonas corticalis harbors:
- a CDS encoding menaquinone biosynthesis family protein translates to MSVSPATDSQQRVLTLGHSPDSDDAFMFYALAEGKIDSEGLEFEHVLRDIQTLNEWAREGKLDTTAISLHAYAYVQDKYALLAHGASMGDGYGPMVITTEPITPEELEGKRIAIPGPLTTAYLAFQIYMDGKKFEPVFTYFDAIMDEVRAGNVDAGLIIHEGQLTHKAEGFHTIVDLGVWWKDRTATPLPLGVNAIKRDLGVELSEKMSRVMRRSIEFALTHRADALAHAMQYARDLETEMADKFVGMYVNELTLDLGERGKKGVELLLTEAAERKLIPPVQQPVTFVD